The DNA sequence TTCTCCGAATCCTTCGCCAACCACCGGCTGAACGTCGTTCGGAGTTGGACCGTTATTATCCGCATCCCAGAAAATCTGAACGGTCCTCGTCCCGTCCGGATAACCCGTGCCGCCCACACAAGCGTCCGCCAGCTCGCAGCCCGTGTTGTAAATAATCGCATTGAATTGCGCAAATGATGACTGCGCTGAGCCAATAAAGGCGATTAACAAAATGGCTACTAGTCTTTTCATTTCGCGACCCCGCACACTGCTGATTGCCAATCTCTCTCTCACACTCGTAGCCAGAAGAATCAACCAAAATAATGCTCGCTTCATCTTCTTCCCCTACCCTTCAATATGATTAACCGTATCAAACCAAAATCTAATCCCCCCGGACAATTCCCGCAACCCCTCCCACCCCTCAAATTCCAAGTAACGGAGGGTCAATAGAATTCCTGTTTCAGTCCAATATGCCTCTCCAGAACGCCAAATATTGACTAACTGTAATTTGAACATGTGTTTATTAAGTTCAATAAAATGAAAAAATATGTTGACCTTGCCCCGTTTCTGTTGTAAATTATAGCCAGCTAACTGACCGAAGTTCAACTCGCGAGGTATTCGGCGGCCTGATCAACCGTCCGGCCCGAACGGAAAATGGAGGAATGTCAGCACGCAACTTGCCGACTTGAGTAAATCACTCAACTACCTACGGGGAAAGAGATCACTACAACACCAGCCGGCACCACAAAAAAAAGCCCCGGCACCACTGCCGAGGCTTTACACCCCAAACCCAATTCTAAACACAATGCAGCTTATCTGCCGCTCTTCGTACCAACCGTCTGATAATTCCCTTCCGGCAACGTGCCCGGCTTGGTCTTATCCTTCATCGAATCCGGCGTCGCCGCCAGCTGTTCCGATGACTTTTCCGGCGCCGTTACCGGTGCCGCTGTTTCAACTGATGTCTTCGCAATGTCAACCGGCTGCTCAATCTGAGTCCCGCCCGTCTTGACCTGCGAGGGAGTCCCCGTGATGTTCGCGGGATTCGTGCCCGGTACCGTCCCGAAATCAAACAGGAATACCGCCAGCACCATCGCCGTCGCGAAACCGACTCCAGCTCCCAACCAATTTATGCTCCAGCCGGAGCGTGTCCCGCCGACCGGCTTCCCTGCCAGTCTGCGCTCAAGTCGAAATTCAAATCCAACCGGACAAGTTGCTTTGGGTAGAGTTTGCAACGCCTTCCGAACTCTCTGATGCTCCGCCGAACAATCAGACTCCATATTCTTTGCGTTGTTGTCGGGACTAATCACTTTCTGACTCCTCATTCGCCAAAAACTTTAATACTTCTTGCAAGCGGGTTCTCCCTCTGTTAACCCGTGATTTGACGGTGCCCAGCGGCACCTGTAACACTTCTGATATTTCTTCGTACGAGAGATCCTGCACGTCTCTGAGCAAGACCGCTTCCCGGAAGTGGTAAGGAAGCTTTTCAATCTCCCGCAGAATTAACTCCGTGCGGACTCTTCCGTCAACTTCCTTCTCGACGTCCACGCCCTGATCCTGTATATCATAGTCGCGCTCGTCGTTGCCCTTGGAACTGATGGAAAAGAAATTACGAACCTTCCGCCGCCTGAGCTCAGTCTTCGCCAAATTCGACGCAATCGTATATATCCACGTCGAAAATTTCGCCACCTGATGATATCGATGCTTGTTCCGGTAAACCCGGACAAACGTCTCCTGAACAATGTCCTCGCTGAACAGGGTATCCCCTAACAGCCGGACCACAAAATTGTATAGTGGGTCACGATAACGACGAACAATCTCGTCAAATGCCGCTGCGTTTTCCTGCTGAAATGCGGCTATAAGTTCTTCGTCGGTCTGCGACGCGATCGGCTTGTTGTTCATCGCCTACCTGACATACTCTCGCTGTTTAAACAAGGTTCCACCGTTCCCGGATTTTTTTCCGCCGCAAACCGTCCATAACCACTCGAAGATAAAAGACCTTACCTCGGAAGATTTTGACTTAGCATGCAACTCAATTTGAAGCAAACTTAAAAGTGCGTCCTGGATAGCAACATTGCCAAGTCGTCGCGCCGCATGAATAAATTCAGGTTTCTTAAATGCTTGACCCCCAAGCACTTTCCGAAAGTCATCATCAGGTGCTTGGCGGGCAGCCAAACCGCCACTCTGCCATACTTTGCTCATCAAAGCACGCAGCCGACCCAGCAAGGCCAGCTCCTCCAAGCCCTTGTCCAATAGTTCACGAGCCTCTCGCAATACTCGAGAGGCATCACCAGCCAAAATGGCGTCCTCAAACTTGAACAGATCCACCTCTGCCGTAATCCCGGTTGCCCGCATGGCCATCTCGGCCGTAATCTCCGCGGCATCACCGGCATACAGAATCAAATGCTCAAGCTTCGCTTTAAGGTCGCGCAGCTGCGATGTTGAATTCTCAACCAAATACTCCACCGCGCGCGGTTCGATCTTCTTCTTGTGCAATGCGGCGAAACTGGTGACAAACTTCGACAACTCACTGACTTTCAACTCAAAGAACCAGTAGCTGTCCGGAGTCTTTGTCAAACGATCCATTTCGAACTTATTCGGCTTGCGCTCCAAAGCCTGAACTAAAATCAGACTCGTCGTCGGTGACGGTTTTGCCTGATACCGCTTCAACAAGTTCGCTTTGGCTTCATCCTTCCCGAATTCGTCCGCGTCGTTCAACACAACGACACGTCGCGGGCTGAACATCGGCATGGTCATCAGCTGCTCGTTCAAATCCGCGGCCGTCAAGGATGAGGCGTCCGCTTCAAAAAAATCGAAATCCTCCGCCGCATCCTTCATCAAATGACGAACCAGCAGTTCTCGTGCTTCGGAAATCGCATACTCCTCCGTTCCGCCGATCGCCACCACCGGAAACGTGCTGCCGCTCGCAACCGCCTTTTGCAGATTGCGGAACGAGGGGATGGACTCAGCCAACCAGTTCGAGCTGCTCACGGCCGCAAGCCTTCACAAAATCTTTGAATAGCAACTGTTGCTGCGAAAAACTCCGCATTCGTTCAGGATGCCATTGCACGGACAGTAAGTAGGGATGAGAATCGTGCTCAAACACTTCAATGATTCCCTCTTCCGACCAGCCGACAGCTTTCAAACCCGTGCCCAGTTCGTCTATGGCCTGATGGTGAAAACTGTTGACATCCACGAGAGTTGATCCAAGAATCCGCTCAGCAAGGCAACCCTCCTCGAGTTTGACTTGATGAGCGACATTCGTCGAACCCGGAGTCTGCAGGTGGTGAACGGAACCCAGAGAAGAGGGAATATCCTGAATTAATGTGCCGCCGAAGTAGACGTTTAACGCTTGAAATCCGCGACATATCCCGAAGATCGGCTTTTCGCGCTTGATGAACACATCAAGCAACGCGAATTCGAATTCGTCACGCTCTGGAACAGGAATCTGTTCAGTTTCGCGCATTTCCTGTCCATAGCGGCTCGCATGAATATCAACTCCACCAATCAGAATCAACCCGTCAACATGCTCTGCAAATCGCTCAAGCTGCTCTTTATCGCTTGAAAATGTCACCAGAAGCGGCAATCCGCCCGCGTTCTCGACACATTCTATATAGTTCATGTCACAAAAGACAATACGGCCCGCCGGCGCAAAACTGCGAGCAGGATCCGGACCGGCATAGCCCGGTGAAATACCAATTATTGGACGCGAATTCCCGGAAAGTCTAAGCATCTCGTTCTTATTGTCCATTCACAGTTAATACACCAAATATCACCAGGGCAGCCGTAATGCAATAGTAGCCAAACGGTTTCAAATTGCCCGTATTCAAAAGTTTCAATAGAAAGGCTATCGCTCCCAGACCGACCAAGAATGCGGCGGCTCCACCGGAAAGCATCACCGGGTCTGTCCACAATCCGCGCTGATCAACATCCTTGAGCTGCAGCACGGCTGCGCCCGCGATAGCCGGGATTGCCATAAGAAATGAAAAGCGCGCGGCCTCGACGGGAGCAAGTCCGCGAGCCATCCCGGTTATTATCGTCGTTCCGGATCTGGATATTCCGGGCAGAAGGGCGAAGACCTGTGCGGTGCCAATCAGCAGCGAATCCATTGCAGTCAGCTTTGCCATTCTTCCCGTCCGCCCGCTGAAGCGCGCGCTCCACACCAGCAGGACTCCCATGATTAACCACATGGAAGCGGCGATCCACGCGCTGCCGAACGTCTCTTCGATCTTATGCTTAAGAAGCAGCCCGACAATTACCGCCGGTATTGTAGCCACAACCACCATCGCGACAAGTTTGAGGCTTTCTGCACGGCGACTCACATCGAAGAGCCCCGTGATATAGTGCAGCAGCAGCTTACGAAAGTAGATGAAGACAGCCGCCAGAGTACCCAGATGGATAAAGATGTCAAAAGTCAACATCGGCTCGGTCATACCGAGCAGGTTTTGCACAATCACCAAGTGTCCATCGCTCGAGACAGGCAGGAATTCAGTTATTCCCTGCACTATCCCGAGCAGGATCGCTTCCCAGATTTCCACTACTTCACTACCCTCAATTCCTCGCCATCAAAACGAATAATCCGAGCGAGTCTGTTCTCGCCGGTTGCTGAAATCTCAACTTCAACCGCGGCACCCGAGAAATGATTCATATCCCGCGCAGCATCAACAAACTCCGCCCCGCTGCCAATTTGGTTTGCCAGTACTGCTGAGACAAAGTCTGCAGCGTCGGCACCGAGTAACTGCCAGGGAGTGACGTCGAACTCTTCATGCTCGCGCAATGCGGCGAGAGTCTCGGTTTCCCTGTCAGCAAACGGCAGAAGCGGTGCGACAATATACATATCACGAGTAATACCGGACTGATTTATCAGCGCGCGCTCATCGAGCCACGAGCTGTTTCCAATGAGTGTCATTCCATCGGGCAGTCGCCCGAGCTGAGTGCAGAAGTTTATTATCTGGTCTGCGGAGAGCGAAAAGAACATTGCCTCTGCGCCTGCGTCCGACTCTGGCAATGGGGGAAGACTCGTTTCTCCTTGATTGCCCGAACCAAACAGTTTCTCGCGTTCTTCGCGGGACAGCACTGCTTGGGCAACTTCGCCGCCTCTTGCCAACCGGTCCGGTGACGACATCAAGTCATACAGCTCGGTACGGATACTCCCGGCATCCGGCGGATAGGAGACGCTTCCATCAAGCCGCAGTCCGAAATCTGAACAGCGCTCAAATCCGTCTTTGTGGGCTCGCCCCATGTCTGACTCCGGAGCAATCAGGAGTCCGTGCTTCAGTTCCAACTCCATTCCCGCGTAACGGGCACCAACTAAAGCCTGTGTTTCCTGACTGGGAAGAAACTCAACCATGCCCATGGAGAATTGAGCCAGCGGCCGGGGAGTGCTGGTCAGCTTGAGAATCGGGAATTCAAGATTAGCATTCGCCAATGCTATTGCCGTTGCTGATCCTTCGTCACCCGCGAAAACAACCAAGTCAAAGCCGTCGCGTGCCGCCCGGTCCAGCTCTTTTACCGAAGCATACGCACTTGCCACCCGGGAAACTTCGACATCAAACCTGTCGAGCACTGAGGAGGCAAAAACAAACGATTCTCGCAACTGCTCCGCGGCCGGATCCCGCTGGTCAGGAAATGAGAGCAGCAAGAGAACGCGAGGGCGATGCTCGGAGCCAAACGCTTCCCGATTCGCTTCGGCACGATTCTGCGGAAAGAGATATTCTTCAAAGTCAAATGCCGAATTCTCATCGAGAATCGCTTTGGCGCGCTTCGACAAACGGCCATCTCCGGCGCTGTCGGCGCACCACTGCAAGTCGTCACGCGAGTCATCGGTGTTTCCCATCAGGAACGCGCTTTCGGCGCGGGCAAAGCGCGCATATTCATAATATGCCCCGTTCGGAAACGCGCTCATCAATCGCTCCGCTCCGCGCCACGCCCGTTCGGCCTGTTTGGTGGCGAGGTTGACACGCACAAGCAAATAAAGGGCTGCCTCCAACTCGTCCCCGCGACCGGAAAGCAGGACGTTTTCCGCCGATCTCCGCGCGCCTTCGAAATCCTTGACTTCAAAGCTCGCCAGAGCCTGTCTCAATTCAACTGACATTGACGCGAATGCCAAGTTCGCGCACAGAACGGCAAGCAGCAAGACGCGCATCTATTCCACCGTCACACTTTTCGCGAGATTGCGAGGCTGATCCACGTCACATCCGCGATGCACAGCCATATAATACGAGAGAAGCTGCAACGGAACAACCGTCAGCAACGGTGTCAACAGCGGGTCTGTTTCCGGAACATACAAGACTTCTGTTGCGCGCTCGGCGACTTCCGTATCACCTTCTGTTGCGATAACCAGCACTTGTCCGCCGCGGGCGCGCACCTCCTCAATGTTCGAGAGCACTTTCTCGTATGTACCGTCCTTCGTGGCTACGAAAACGACCGGCATATTCTGATCAATCAAGGCGATCGGACCGTGCTTCATCTCGGCTGCCGGATAGCCTTCCGCATGAACGTAGGATATCTCCTTGAGTTTCAGCGCTCCTTCCAATGCAACCGGGAAGTTCAGTCCCCGACCGAGATAAAGGAAATTCCGGCTGCTCTTGTAGCGATGTGCGATGGTCTCAATGCGCTCACGAGATGCCAGGATGCGGGAAATTTTCTGAGGAATCTCTTTCAGCTCCTGCACCAGTTCCCTGCCGCGCCCCGCGCCGACTCTGCGGCTTCTGCCCATCTGCAGCGCGAGCATGAACAGCACAGTGATTTGCGATGTGAATGCCTTGGTTGACGCCACTCCGATTTCCGGACCGGCATGCAAAAAGACTCCGGCATCCGTTTCGCGGGCAATTGAGGAACCCACAACATTGCAGATGCCAAAGACTGGAGTTCCGTGCCGTTTGGCTTCTCGAATCGCGGCCAATGTATCGGCAGTTTCTCCCGACTGCGAGATCGCAAAGCAGATTGTTCCCGGTTCGAGAATGGGAGAACGATAGCGAAACTCGGACGCATACTCTACTTCGGCCGGAATACCGGCAAGCTCTTCAAAGAGATACTCTCCGACCAGGCCCGCGTGCCAACTCGTTCCGCAGCCAAGAAAAACCACTCGCTTTGCGTTTTGAAGAGTCTGACTTGCGGCAGCCATGCCGCCGAACTTCACCGTTCCCTCATCGAGAAGCAGTCGTCCACGCATGGAGTCGGCGACAGTCTGCGGCTGTTCGCAAATCTCTTTCAGCATGAAGTGCGCATAACCGCCCTTCTCAATCGCGGCGATGTCGAAGGTAATCTGCTCAAGATCCTTGTCAACCGGCTCATCCGCGAGATTGCGATACTCGACGCGGTCCGAAGTTATGATGGCGACTTCACCGTCCTCAAGATAGGTCACGTCGCGAGTGAAGTGCAAGAACGCCGCGGGATCGGAGGCAACAAAATTCTCTCCTTGACCGTGCCCAATCACCATCGGCGAACCCATGCGCGCCGCGATAATCGTCCCCGGGTGATGTCTGCTGACGATGGCAAGTCCATACGTGCCCTTGACGAGCCGAAGAGCCTTTGTGACAGCCAAGGCGAGGTCGCCGTCATAAAATTCCTCGATAAGGTGGGCGACCGTTTCGGTGTCAGTTTCGGTTGAGAATTTGTGACCGGACTTTGCAAGCTCATGCCGGAGCGCGCTGTAGTTTTCGATGATGCCGTTATGGACGAGCGCAATTGTGTTGCTTTCGTCGGAATGCGGATGCGCGTTAACTTGATTCGGCGCGCCATGAGTCGCCCAGCGAGTGTGACCGATTCCTGAGTTTCCTTTCAACGCGGACTCGCGAACGAGCTGTTCGAGGTTTGAGACTTTGCCGGCGTCCTTGACGATGCTCAGCTTACCGTTCAGAACCGCCACACCGGCTGAATCGTAGCCACGATACTCCATGCGCTTTAGTGCGCCGATGAGTATTGGCGTTACGTCGCGCTGACCGGTATAGCCGATAATTCCACACATAGTGTTACTCCATTACGTTCCGTGTAACTTGGCGAAACAAGGTCACAAGGTTCGCTATTCCCACTCCACAGTTGCAGGCGGTTTTGTACTGATGTCATATGCGACGCGGTTGATGCCGCGAACTTCATTGATGATGCGCGACGCTGAGCGGCTCAGAAGTTCATACGGTAAACGAGTGAAATCCGCCGTCATGAAATCATCCGTATTGACAGCTCGAAGGACGCATACGCTTTCATAGGTGCGCTCATCGCCCATGACACCGACGGATTTTACCGGCAGCAGCACGGCAAAGGCCTGCCGAGTCTGTTCGTACCAATTGGCGTCGCGGAGTTCCTGCATGAAAATCGCATCGGCTTGCCGAAGAATATCACAACGCTCCTTGGTGACTTCGCCCAGCACTCGCACGGCTAGGCCGGGTCCCGGGAAGGGATGCCGATGCGTGATGGTGCGCGGCAATCCCAGGAGCACGCCCAGATTGCGTGCCTCATCCTTGAAGAGTTCGCGAAGAGGCTCAATTAATTTCAGATGCAGTGTATCGGGAAGACCGCCGACGTTATGGTGAGACTTTATCGTCGCCGAGGGACCTTTTACCGAAACGCTCTCGATAACATCGGGATACAGAGTGCCTTGTGCGAGAAATGTTACTTCCCTATGCCGCGCGGCTTCTTCCTGAAACACTTCAATGAAAAGCCGGCCAATGGTTTTGCGTTTCTGTTCGGGTTCAGTGATGCCCTTCAGCCCCTCGTAGAAGCGCTGGGCGGCGTCAACCACTTCGAGTTCGATATGGCCATGTTCACGAAAGGTCTCGACAATCTGTTCTCTTTCGCCCAATCTACCGAGACCTGTGTCAACGTAAAAACAGAGAACCTGCCCGGGAATGGCACGATTCAGCAGCATCGCAGTCACCGCCGAATCGAGGCCGCCTGACAGCGCGCACAAAACACGTTGTCCGCCGACGGTTGCGCGGATATCTGCAACGGCCTGATCGATGAAGGATTCCATGTTCCACCCGCCCTTGCAGCCGCAGATGTTGAAGGCGAAGTTACGCAGCAACGCGGAGCCTTGCGGCGTGTGAGTCACCTCGGGATGGAACTGCACACCGAAGGCATTCGTGCCGCGGTTGCAGACCGCGGCAACAACACCGTGTGTACTCTTGCCCATTAGCTGCAGCGGTGCGCGCACCTCTTCGAGATGATCACCATGATTCATCCAGACCTGCATCGGGAGCTCTATGCCTTGCAGAAGTGCGTTGGTTTCGACGTATTCCACTTCGGCCGGACCAAATTCTCCGGCTCTGCCCTTTACCACGGCGGTTCCGAAGTGTTTGCCAATAAGCTGCATCCCATAACAGATTCCGAGAATCGGCAAGCCAAGGTCATAGACTGATTCGTCGGGGAACGGCGCTCCGTCAGCATGCACGCTTGCCGGCCCCCCTGACATCACGATTCCACGCGTCTCTTCGGTCGCAATTTCCGAGACGGGCACATTGAAAGGAAGAATCTCGCAGTATACTCCGTGCTCGCGCAATCGGCGGGCGATGAGCTGCGTAGTTTGACCGCCAAAGTCGAGAATGACAATGCGTTCTGAGTGCTTCATGAATTAGACAGAGGATGCAATGCGTCCGCCCAAGTATTAATCTGGGAAAGCACAGCGTGATGAGTAAGATCGAAGTGAATGGGAGTAACGGCAACATAGCCTTCATTCAAAGCCGTCCCGTCGGTATCCACTTCATTTAACGGAAGTTTGTGGCCGTCCATCCAATAGTAAGTCCGGCCGCGCGGATCGTTCCGCTTGAGGAAGGTTTCTTTGAACCGTCCACGACCCTGCCGAATGATTTTCACTCCGAGAATCCGGTCGCTCGGCAATGCGGGAACGTTTACATTCAGCAGAGTGCCCTCCGGCAGGCCTTCGCTTAGAATCTGCTGAGCAGCACGGCGGGCTACGAGTGAGGCAGGTCCGAAGTCTTCATGAGTGAACGAATCAAGCGACACCGCCATCGCGGGAATACCGTTTATTGCGCCCTCGGTCGCAGCAGATACAGTACCTGAATATATAATGGAGATTCCGGTGTTTTCCCCTCGATTGATTCCGGATATGACCAATTCCGGTTGCTCGGGCAGGAGTTCTGAAAGTGCAAGTTTCACACAATCCGCCGGACTTCCGCTCACCGAAAATGAGCGGTACGCGCCGCCAACCTTGTAGTCCATGATGCGAATCGGTTCTGCAATCGTGATGGAATGGCCGACGGCAGACTGTTCGCGGTCAGGCGCAACCACCCACACCTGTCCTAAATCCGCAACGGCCCGCACAAGTGCGTGCAGGCCCGGGGAAAGAATGCCGTCATCATTTGAAATCAGAATTATCACGAACTCTTCACCGAATCATTCATGAATGCCTTTAAGAAATGCGTGATGGTCGACTTTAGTTCCTGCCTGTTGACTATTCTGTCAAGAAAGCCCTTCTCAAGGAGGAATTCGCTGCGCTGGAAACCGGGCGGGAGGTCCTGTCCTATCGTCTGCTTGATGACTCGCGGTCCGGCAAATCCAATCAGTGCGCCGGGCTCGGCAATGATGATGTCCCCGAGCATAGAAAAGCTCGCCGTCGTGCCGCCCGTCGTGGGATTCGTAATCACTGAAATATACGGCAAGCCGGCCTCGTCAAGTTGTGTAAGTTTCACGCTCGTCTTAGCCATTTGCATCAGTGACACCATTCCCTCCTGCATGCGCATTCCGCCGGAACGGGAGACCAGGATCAGGGCACGTCGCTCAGCAATGGCACGATCAACGGCACGTGCTATTTTCTCGCCCACAACACTGCCGACACTTCCACCCATGAAGGAGAATTCCATGATTCCCAATTCAACCGGAAATCCGTTTATCCGGCACGAGCCGATGGTAATCGCGTCGTTTTTTCCCGTGGCTTTGATTGACGCTGTCACCCGTTCGCTGTACTTCTTGGAGTCTTTGAATGACAAGGGGTCAAGCGGCTTCAGGGAGTGATCGCTCTCCTGCCAAGTGCCGCTGTCAGCAAGCAGGTCAATATACGCTTCGGCGGGCATCGCGAAATGAAATGCACACTTCGGGCATACCAGCTGCAGTTTCTCAAGTTCCTTCTTGAAGACAATTTCTCCGCAATTGTCACACTTCACCCAAAGCGTGTCTTGCGTCGTCTTCTTCTGTTCGGGAGAAATTACACTTCGTTCGCGGCGAAACCACTCGAGTGCCATTTTACTCTCCTTCTGCCTCTTCCGGGCGTTCGGTTTTTCGGACACGCCGGTGCATCACCAGCGCATTCTCTCCATCATGATAGTAACTCTTGCGGATTCCAAGTTCAGCGAAGCCATAGCGGCGGTAAAGCGCCTTCGCCGATTCATTGGATTCGCGGACTTCCAAATATACGTCCGCCATTCTCTGCCGAACGGCTCTTTCAAAAAGGAAGTCCAGCAAGAAGGACGCGACTCCGTTTCTTCGCATCGATTTGTCTGTCGCCAGATTGAGTATATGCACTTCGTCCAGCACCCACTGCGTCACAAGGTAACCCGCGACCTTCTTGTCAAGCAGCGCAACCCAACTCGTTCTATAGAGAACTATGAAATTGCGAAAAGCAGAAAGCGACCAAGGATCAGCGAATGAGTCCCGCTCAATGTGCAACACGTCGTGCAGATGATCAGCAGTTAGTTCGGCAAACGCGAGATTATCGGAGGGCATCGCCAAGCTCCATATAGCGATCACAGATGTCGATGACCTGTTTCATTTGGGAAACATCGTGTACACGTACGACATCCGCTCCGTTCAGTACGCAAATGGCCACTGCGGCGGCAGTCGAAAACTGCCGGTCCGAAGGCGGAAGTCCCGAGTATTGCCCTGTAAATGCTTTTCTCGAAGGACCGACGAGCACTCCTGCCGCGAGGCTGCCAAAGTTAGCAAGCTGCCTCATTAGCTGATAGTTGTGCTCGAACGTCTTGCCAAACCCAAGTCCGGGGTCAACCAGCACGAAGTCACGCGGGACGCCGTGATGCTCTGCAATTGCCACCGACTCGCCCAGTGACTGTGCAACCTCACTCACTACGTTGGAGAAGTGAATATCCTGCTGCATTGTTTCGGGGGTCCCGCGCATGTGCATGAGTACAAGTCCTGAGCGGTATTCCGCGCACGTCTGCGCCAATCGCTCGTCGTTCCTTAGCCCGGATATGTCATTAACAACATCTGCACCCACAGACAGGCAGAATCTGGCAACAGCAGACGATGTCGTATCAATAGAGATGACGAGATCGGTTTCCGTTCGCAATTGCTCAAGGACCGGCAGGAGTCTGCTCAACTGCTCATCGGCCGACACCGGTTTGCTGCCCGGACGGGTAGACTCCGCACCGATGTCCAATATGTCTGCTCCGCTTGAAGCGAG is a window from the bacterium genome containing:
- a CDS encoding undecaprenyl-diphosphate phosphatase, which produces MEIWEAILLGIVQGITEFLPVSSDGHLVIVQNLLGMTEPMLTFDIFIHLGTLAAVFIYFRKLLLHYITGLFDVSRRAESLKLVAMVVVATIPAVIVGLLLKHKIEETFGSAWIAASMWLIMGVLLVWSARFSGRTGRMAKLTAMDSLLIGTAQVFALLPGISRSGTTIITGMARGLAPVEAARFSFLMAIPAIAGAAVLQLKDVDQRGLWTDPVMLSGGAAAFLVGLGAIAFLLKLLNTGNLKPFGYYCITAALVIFGVLTVNGQ
- the guaA gene encoding glutamine-hydrolyzing GMP synthase — encoded protein: MKHSERIVILDFGGQTTQLIARRLREHGVYCEILPFNVPVSEIATEETRGIVMSGGPASVHADGAPFPDESVYDLGLPILGICYGMQLIGKHFGTAVVKGRAGEFGPAEVEYVETNALLQGIELPMQVWMNHGDHLEEVRAPLQLMGKSTHGVVAAVCNRGTNAFGVQFHPEVTHTPQGSALLRNFAFNICGCKGGWNMESFIDQAVADIRATVGGQRVLCALSGGLDSAVTAMLLNRAIPGQVLCFYVDTGLGRLGEREQIVETFREHGHIELEVVDAAQRFYEGLKGITEPEQKRKTIGRLFIEVFQEEAARHREVTFLAQGTLYPDVIESVSVKGPSATIKSHHNVGGLPDTLHLKLIEPLRELFKDEARNLGVLLGLPRTITHRHPFPGPGLAVRVLGEVTKERCDILRQADAIFMQELRDANWYEQTRQAFAVLLPVKSVGVMGDERTYESVCVLRAVNTDDFMTADFTRLPYELLSRSASRIINEVRGINRVAYDISTKPPATVEWE
- the glmS gene encoding glutamine--fructose-6-phosphate transaminase (isomerizing), with amino-acid sequence MCGIIGYTGQRDVTPILIGALKRMEYRGYDSAGVAVLNGKLSIVKDAGKVSNLEQLVRESALKGNSGIGHTRWATHGAPNQVNAHPHSDESNTIALVHNGIIENYSALRHELAKSGHKFSTETDTETVAHLIEEFYDGDLALAVTKALRLVKGTYGLAIVSRHHPGTIIAARMGSPMVIGHGQGENFVASDPAAFLHFTRDVTYLEDGEVAIITSDRVEYRNLADEPVDKDLEQITFDIAAIEKGGYAHFMLKEICEQPQTVADSMRGRLLLDEGTVKFGGMAAASQTLQNAKRVVFLGCGTSWHAGLVGEYLFEELAGIPAEVEYASEFRYRSPILEPGTICFAISQSGETADTLAAIREAKRHGTPVFGICNVVGSSIARETDAGVFLHAGPEIGVASTKAFTSQITVLFMLALQMGRSRRVGAGRGRELVQELKEIPQKISRILASRERIETIAHRYKSSRNFLYLGRGLNFPVALEGALKLKEISYVHAEGYPAAEMKHGPIALIDQNMPVVFVATKDGTYEKVLSNIEEVRARGGQVLVIATEGDTEVAERATEVLYVPETDPLLTPLLTVVPLQLLSYYMAVHRGCDVDQPRNLAKSVTVE
- the surE gene encoding 5'/3'-nucleotidase SurE — protein: MILISNDDGILSPGLHALVRAVADLGQVWVVAPDREQSAVGHSITIAEPIRIMDYKVGGAYRSFSVSGSPADCVKLALSELLPEQPELVISGINRGENTGISIIYSGTVSAATEGAINGIPAMAVSLDSFTHEDFGPASLVARRAAQQILSEGLPEGTLLNVNVPALPSDRILGVKIIRQGRGRFKETFLKRNDPRGRTYYWMDGHKLPLNEVDTDGTALNEGYVAVTPIHFDLTHHAVLSQINTWADALHPLSNS
- a CDS encoding acetyl-CoA carboxylase carboxyltransferase subunit beta is translated as MALEWFRRERSVISPEQKKTTQDTLWVKCDNCGEIVFKKELEKLQLVCPKCAFHFAMPAEAYIDLLADSGTWQESDHSLKPLDPLSFKDSKKYSERVTASIKATGKNDAITIGSCRINGFPVELGIMEFSFMGGSVGSVVGEKIARAVDRAIAERRALILVSRSGGMRMQEGMVSLMQMAKTSVKLTQLDEAGLPYISVITNPTTGGTTASFSMLGDIIIAEPGALIGFAGPRVIKQTIGQDLPPGFQRSEFLLEKGFLDRIVNRQELKSTITHFLKAFMNDSVKSS
- the rimI gene encoding ribosomal protein S18-alanine N-acetyltransferase, translated to MPSDNLAFAELTADHLHDVLHIERDSFADPWSLSAFRNFIVLYRTSWVALLDKKVAGYLVTQWVLDEVHILNLATDKSMRRNGVASFLLDFLFERAVRQRMADVYLEVRESNESAKALYRRYGFAELGIRKSYYHDGENALVMHRRVRKTERPEEAEGE
- the holA gene encoding DNA polymerase III subunit delta, with amino-acid sequence MSSSNWLAESIPSFRNLQKAVASGSTFPVVAIGGTEEYAISEARELLVRHLMKDAAEDFDFFEADASSLTAADLNEQLMTMPMFSPRRVVVLNDADEFGKDEAKANLLKRYQAKPSPTTSLILVQALERKPNKFEMDRLTKTPDSYWFFELKVSELSKFVTSFAALHKKKIEPRAVEYLVENSTSQLRDLKAKLEHLILYAGDAAEITAEMAMRATGITAEVDLFKFEDAILAGDASRVLREARELLDKGLEELALLGRLRALMSKVWQSGGLAARQAPDDDFRKVLGGQAFKKPEFIHAARRLGNVAIQDALLSLLQIELHAKSKSSEVRSFIFEWLWTVCGGKKSGNGGTLFKQREYVR
- a CDS encoding gamma-glutamyl-gamma-aminobutyrate hydrolase family protein, producing the protein MDNKNEMLRLSGNSRPIIGISPGYAGPDPARSFAPAGRIVFCDMNYIECVENAGGLPLLVTFSSDKEQLERFAEHVDGLILIGGVDIHASRYGQEMRETEQIPVPERDEFEFALLDVFIKREKPIFGICRGFQALNVYFGGTLIQDIPSSLGSVHHLQTPGSTNVAHQVKLEEGCLAERILGSTLVDVNSFHHQAIDELGTGLKAVGWSEEGIIEVFEHDSHPYLLSVQWHPERMRSFSQQQLLFKDFVKACGREQLELVG
- a CDS encoding sigma-70 family RNA polymerase sigma factor — translated: MNNKPIASQTDEELIAAFQQENAAAFDEIVRRYRDPLYNFVVRLLGDTLFSEDIVQETFVRVYRNKHRYHQVAKFSTWIYTIASNLAKTELRRRKVRNFFSISSKGNDERDYDIQDQGVDVEKEVDGRVRTELILREIEKLPYHFREAVLLRDVQDLSYEEISEVLQVPLGTVKSRVNRGRTRLQEVLKFLANEESESD